In the genome of Naumovozyma dairenensis CBS 421 chromosome 7, complete genome, the window tttgggAGTCTGTTGTGCTAGTAATTTGGAATGGCTAGCATTCTGAGAAATAAAATCGGTAGCTTCTgggaaaaatattaacttGACATCATTATCGATCGCCTTAAGGATGAGATTTTTCACTGTAATTAAATTCCTACttatatttgaagaagagcATAATTGACCAATAGCTATTTTCGACATCcttttgaaagaagaatctGTTGAGAATCAAGAGTTAACTTATAGAAAGAATCTAATTCTGAAATTCTTCATATGAGtctaaagaaaagatttctgaaaaatcattattttgttcGTACTTTTAAAGAATCGCTTTAAAGCGTatacttttcaaaataataataaagcatatatatatttagcTTTTGTAGAATACGAAAAGAATCAACAACATCGAAGTCACAACAGCTGTGTTAAATCTAAGTTTGAGCTTCACTTTCATAATGGTCAAATATGGTACTTATTCTGGTACCTTAACTTTAAACCAGAATGAAAGTCAAAGGAGTAGCGAGAAgaacaataatgataatattccaCAACATCCTGATGAACTAAATCAAGAAGAGGCTACCAATCTTATACCGGACAAGTATATATCACAACTACAGCCACACACTATTCTTCTGAAAGATGGAGAAACAGTAGCAACGATGTATCCTATACCTGCATATTCAGAATGTTTACCCTATGAATTATTGACATTTCTATTAGATGAATTCAATatggaaattgaaaaaggtGATAGTTTCCCCTATTACGAAACATTAACTTTggaagaatttaaagaagTTTGGTTCCATAAGGGTGCATATATATGTGTGATGGTTCTGGGTGAGATACCTGAGTTAGATTATGGTATAGAAAATGATCTATCTGTTCTAGAGAATAATTATGGAACAGATATTGATACAATGAGGCAAACTTCTCAGTATAAAGTACGAAAACAGACAAGAAATTTGAACTTGAATATACAATGGGAAAAACAATGTTTAGGAATATTTGCATTACAACCTGCATATCCTGGTAGATCATCACATGTAGTTACGGGAACATTTTTAGTTAATGCTGGGATTCGTGGTAAAGGAATTGGGAAGACCCTAGTAGAGACATTTGTTGAATGGGCTCAGAGGTTGGGGTACACCTCATCATGTTTCCCATTGATTTATGGTACGAATGTTGGAATTCGTCGAATATTAGAAGGACTgaattttaaaagaattgGGAAACTACCCGAATCTGCTATTTTGAAAGGATTCGATGTTCCAGTAGATTCCTTCATTTATGGGAAAGAATTTGCACATATTTCCAAAAGCATCGACTTGTTGAGAGACCCTCAAAGGAGCATTGAACTTGCGAAATATGAAcgattgatttattatttagaTACTGGGAAATACCCAGCACATTGTGATAGAAATGAAAAGGCAAGATTGCGTGTGACTGGAAAGTCTTATAGTTTAATTAATGGGAAATTAATGACGAGAGGTCGTGAAGTTGTATATGATTTAGACAAACAAAGGCAGGTAGCATTAGATTTCCACAACGTCGACCATCAAGGAATTAATAAAGTTACTACCAAAATTGCCGAACAGTATCATTGGAAAGGAATTAAAAACACTGTATCTGAAGTCATACAAGAATGTGCTAAGTGTAAACTAAGGTATCAAGATGGGACAGGAGTCATAGTAACACAGTCAGAACATGTACCTCAAGCCCGCATGTTGCCGAATAATCATATTCCGATTGATCCCAGTTTGAGTATGACTGGCGAACCAAATGTTCAGTACAGACATAATAACGACGATGATAATAACCATAATAATCAACTTTCTCAAATGGCAGCGGCCGTTGTAGGTTCTTTAACTAGTGCGCAAGAAGATGAACCTACTCCCCCAGATCCAGAGGAACTACAAGTTAGGAAaagtagtaataatataaataacaCTTCGTTACTTCAGAGACTAAGATtcgatgataataataaaacatatCATTCGGTCAAACAAACGGTGAACAGTAATACGAATTCACTAAATTCTTTCAATCATTTTGTCACTGAGGATCAAGATAGAAGGAAAAGACGATATACAAATGGCGCACCTGACTCTTTATTAACTGATGCAAATAATATGGGAATAACTAACAGTGAAGGGACGAGGGACATATTTCAAGAATCTAGTAAAGGTACTTTCAGAACTAAAAAAAGTAGAAAAAATACcgaaaataataccaataatagGTTACATGCTCCCACTAACtccattaataataataataataacaataacaacaatgaAACATTGGCCGAACTTTTAAATccatctaataataacgttATGAACCAGGCAATGTTACACTTTGAAGACAATGTTATGGCAGCTATAGAGATGGtacaaaatgaacaaaCCTCAAACGCTAATAACGACAAGAAAAAGGATGGTGGTGCAACACATCAAAGTCTTCATGATAGTATTAATAACATGGCAGCTAATAGTTCGAAACCGTCGCAAGGAGGAGAACTGCCGACACCTTTTTATGATATGTTCCACTTTGACGAGtataatgaagatgaagacgaagattataatgaagatgTAGACAACCAAATTGGAgaagtagaagaagaagctgaaGATGACGACGACGAAGAGGAAATAGAAGAAACGGATGTTATTGAAGATGTTGACCTTCTAAAGGAACTTGCGAACGACGCAGAATTGTCAGAATTGGTTAACCAAGTAGGATTAAATAACAAGGCAAAATGATACCACTAGATGTCGtatcaaatattaaaaataattagGGATAATAAGGCATATAGATCAATCaaaaatcatataattaaaataagAACAGAAAAAACTAATCAAGCTAAGTCTgttgaatataatttactTCTTATTGATAGTTCCGGGTTTATCTATTAACTAAGTTAAgatatagtatatataagtTACAACTTTGTTActtattttatctaataaCCATAGATGATAATAAGATGGCTACCTGAAGGTTCTAATTTTGGTAGCTTCCCATGAAACAGTTTTGGTAGTGAAGTTATGACCAATTGTCCATGACAAGACCGTAAAGCTTACTATGTCGCATGTGCTAAACCTGTAGTTGGTATTGAAGCTTTTAAAGCGCTAAAATTAAGTACCACTATTAGATACCTACGATTTTCAGGTGCAGCTAATACTATCCCATTCTTAGCTCACAAGCCTGGTTTTGATGAAAAGCAACTAACTGGACGTCACAAATGTTCTcctttttgtttattttacaagtttcaatttattaaataaacaaaGGTCTAtagattggaaaaattagtAAAATGGAAAGgcaaatataaataatattgatttcaatCCCGGGTAACCCCAAGATCTATAACTGAATAGAAATAGAAAGTTGAGGTACAAACTAACACATTTAAGAACTTCTTACTTCCTAACTTAGGAAGTCAGAATTTAAACTACTCAAGGACTTATCTGTTCACAAAGAGTGAGTGAAAACAAGTAGGGAACTGTACGCATTAATACGAGGagtaatttattataatgctctttttctttagaCAATTGAGACATATTTTTACTCAATCGCATTCAATTTCTCAACAAATCCGATTATCACGTTGTGcatttttccaattattAGGTTATTTAGGAAGTTGTGTTGTCATTTCGTTAGCGGCTCAATCAAAGTACCTAGAATAACATTACTGAGACACTATAGATACGTAAAAATCGTTACATGATGATGCGTCTCCTACTTGGAAAGTATTCCTCTTCAAGATTTCCTTTGGTCGCCACGATCTTTCAGAAATCTTTCACCTATCGTTAAAGTTGCA includes:
- the MCO6 gene encoding Mco6p (similar to Saccharomyces cerevisiae YJL127C-B; ancestral locus Anc_1.226); protein product: MLFFFRQLRHIFTQSHSISQQIRLSRCAFFQLLGYLGSCVVISLAAQSKYLE
- the SPT10 gene encoding Spt10p (similar to Saccharomyces cerevisiae SPT10 (YJL127C); ancestral locus Anc_1.227) codes for the protein MVKYGTYSGTLTLNQNESQRSSEKNNNDNIPQHPDELNQEEATNLIPDKYISQLQPHTILLKDGETVATMYPIPAYSECLPYELLTFLLDEFNMEIEKGDSFPYYETLTLEEFKEVWFHKGAYICVMVLGEIPELDYGIENDLSVLENNYGTDIDTMRQTSQYKVRKQTRNLNLNIQWEKQCLGIFALQPAYPGRSSHVVTGTFLVNAGIRGKGIGKTLVETFVEWAQRLGYTSSCFPLIYGTNVGIRRILEGLNFKRIGKLPESAILKGFDVPVDSFIYGKEFAHISKSIDLLRDPQRSIELAKYERLIYYLDTGKYPAHCDRNEKARLRVTGKSYSLINGKLMTRGREVVYDLDKQRQVALDFHNVDHQGINKVTTKIAEQYHWKGIKNTVSEVIQECAKCKLRYQDGTGVIVTQSEHVPQARMLPNNHIPIDPSLSMTGEPNVQYRHNNDDDNNHNNQLSQMAAAVVGSLTSAQEDEPTPPDPEELQVRKSSNNINNTSLLQRLRFDDNNKTYHSVKQTVNSNTNSLNSFNHFVTEDQDRRKRRYTNGAPDSLLTDANNMGITNSEGTRDIFQESSKGTFRTKKSRKNTENNTNNRLHAPTNSINNNNNNNNNNETLAELLNPSNNNVMNQAMLHFEDNVMAAIEMVQNEQTSNANNDKKKDGGATHQSLHDSINNMAANSSKPSQGGELPTPFYDMFHFDEYNEDEDEDYNEDVDNQIGEVEEEAEDDDDEEEIEETDVIEDVDLLKELANDAELSELVNQVGLNNKAK